A stretch of DNA from Rickettsia hoogstraalii:
TCTATCTTATTAACTGACATGGTGTTCGTAGCGATAGGCAAACGATTCTTCGGCTTACCCGTTAGCTTTGAGATATTCATATCACCAAACATAGTAAGTGCTAAACTTCTTGGAATCGGTGTTGCAGTCATAACTAAAACATCAGGATTTACTCCTTTATTTATTAGATTCAAACGCTGCTGCACTCCAAATCTATGCTGCTCATCGATAACTATATAACCTAACTTCTTAAAACTTACTTTCTCTTGAAATAACGCATGAGTACCGACTAATATATCAATCTCACCGTTTTCAAGTTGTATCATAATATTTTTACGAGCTGCCCCCAGTATTTTACCTGTAAGTAATCCGACTCTTATATTAGTATTTTTTAAAGCTTTAACAAAGAACTCATAATGCTGATTGGCAAGCAAATCGGTTGGAGCCATAAGCGTTGCTTGAAACCCTGCTCCCACTGTATTTACCATCGTAAGCAAAGCTACCAAAGTCTTACCTGAGCCGACGTCACCTTGCAACAATCTCATCATTTCTACTTTATCGCTTTGCTCAAGCTCTATTTCTTCTATAACCTGCTTTTGATAGGAAGTTAGCTCAAACCCTAACTCATTTAATATATTTGCTTGAATGCCGACAGCTTTAGGATAAATATTACCTTGTTTTCCGGCAATTTGCGTGCGTACATTTAAAAGAGATATTTGATTAGCGATAAGTTCCTTAGCTGCTAGTTGTTTTTTGGCGTTATTATATAAATCGTCATTGCGAAGCCCCTCTATGTCATTCCCACTCTCTATGTCATTCCCGCCTACGCGGGAATGACATAGAGAGTGGGAATGACATAACCCATGCAAAACCTTCAAACTCTGCAATACCTCCTCCAAATAATCCTTTACCTCCTTATCTTCAAGTAGCTTACACTTCTCCTCAAAGATATCCATCGCTTTTATGATATATGAATATAGCTGCTTGTTACTAAGCAAGTATGTCAGGGAATAAATCGGCTCTATTTCTTTTGCAAATTTAGGATTCGTAATAAATTCAGGATGCGAAATCTACAAATAATGATCAAAAAATTGTACTTTACCGCTAATAATATGCTTTGTTCCGACTTTCAGCTTATTAAAAATAAACGGTGGAGGCTTATGAAAAAACACTAATAACAAAGAACCGGTATCATTACTAGCTGTAATTTTTAAAGGCTGATTACCTTTTTTTGGTAAATTAACACTCTCAATTATAATTTCCGTTTGGATTATTTCACCGTCCCTAACCTCAGTTAAATTAGGCGATAATATTTTATTTTGATATGTAACAGGTAGATAAAATAATAAATCACGAATATTATTAATACCGAGCCTCTTAAGAGCCGATACGGTATCTTCACGTATATTGATGAACGTTTTTACAGGAGCAAATAAAAATTTTTCTAGAATAGTTAGCATATATTTTAAAGAATCTAAAACATATATTCTAAATTATTTTGCTAAGAAAATTAATAAGAATTTTTAGTTTACATAATTATATTTGTTTGCTATTTTATAAAAAAAATTAAATATAGGTTAATATGTTAACTAATTAACAAGGAAATTCATATACTGTATTCATGCAGAATAAAGCTAAAGAATTAGGAAGTAAACTCCAAAAAACAATGAATGAAAATAATGTAGAAGATTTTAAAAAATTAATGTTTGAAATGACTAATTTTATCGATATGTTCGGTATACAGCCGGACTCCATAATATTAGATGAAAAAAGCCTTATAAAAATCGCTAAACTTGATCCTATCATCTCCCTAGCTTTTCTTACTAAGATATATATACCCTCAGAACAACCGCACTCCTCTATTATATACAAAGCTTTAACAGATTGTATCCAATCTCAAGAAATAACAGGGGCCGGCACTTTATTATCATTATTATTCCGCTTAACAAGTAATAACATTCAAGATGTTAATAAATACCTTTATGAAGGAATAAAAACAGGAAATATAGAAATAGTAGATAATCTTTTACGCTACGTTGATTTAAATCAAAATGCATTTAATATAGCTATGGAGAAAGGGGGAGAAATTAAAAATTTTATATGTCAAAGAGATAAAAAATTCTACCAGAGTGAACTTTCTAAGAATTATCTCGCCAGCGAAACACAAGTAGATATTACAGGGGATTCAGAAAGTCATCCGGAATAAATATAGTTGCATTGATACTAAAGTCGTCATTGCGAGGAAATTACAAAGTAATTGACAAAGCAATCCAGTAAAATGCATAGCATTTTTATTATTTTTACTGGATTGCCACGCTCCTTTTAGTCGCTCGCAATGACGGAGCGATATCCACGCGGGCAATGCCGCTTCGCAATGACGTTTTTTGCAATGCTTATAAATCTAATTTTAGTCCTGCTCTTAAGAATAGCGGAAGATTTTAAAGGCATACCTTCGATAAATCCCGCTGTTTTGTAACCACCTGAGCCGACTATCTTAAATGTTTCATTTTAAGCTAAGCTCAAAATTAACTGCCCCAAGACCGCCCTGTTTACAGCTCTCTTTTAAAGGAGTAGCAGTTAACATTTTAGGCTGATTCCAAAATGCCGATTCTAAACCTAAACCGACAAAATCGAATTCGATTAATTTATTTGCTTTAACTCCAACACCTTAAGACTTAAATTTCTGATTTTTGCCGTAATTAATATTAACTTGAATAATATTTATTATCAACAACAAAATGGTTAACTAAACCACGCTCTAAACCATATGGAGCAAGTATCGCTCTAGTCGCAGGTAAATATTATTTAACCGGTCCTAATTCAATCATCGGAATATTATTAAGATCTTGATTCATTACAAATGAATAACCTGAATAAACTAAAAACGGATCAAATAAATCTAAATAAGCATATGAACGAATTTTATTTTTAGTAATATAATTTTTACCGTATATAGAGTTAATCGCTTTTACATATGCATTTATATCATTACCGTCTTTATCTTTACCGTCGTACTAAAAATAACTTGCTTGATCTAGTCTTGTCCATAAATAACCTATACCGTAAGTAGGATTAATTTTGTTACTTGTCATATATCTATCTTTAATATTTTCAGATAACAAATAGCTTGCTTGAATCCCACCTGTATCTATAGCAATTTGCTTATGAACTTGCAAAGAATTAAAATCTTTAGCTTTAAAATATGTTGTACCCTCAAAAGGATCTACTTCATATTTTGTTACTTTTAAATCAAATTCTCTTGCTCTTGCTCCATGACCTCCTATTTCATGATTACCTACCATAATCCAAGATGTAGCAGTAAATCTTGTAATATAACTTAAGATTTTCATAGCTATATTATCTGAATCGGCAAACATAGCATCATCTAATTGACGGTAACCTTCAATCAATGACATAGCAGCATCGCTACTTGCTCTTGAGGACATATCTTTATCATAAGTAATTACATAGCTATAATTTTTTTAGAATTTTCTTGAATTGTCATATCGTCATCAATATTTGATGCAGTTGCTAATACTGATGATGAATATAAAAGACAAGCAGCAATAGTTAAATTTAGTTTATTTAATTTCATAGTATCGTTAATTTTTATTAATCATAAGTAGCTACGGTATATACTATTTTAAATTTGTAAAGTATTTTTTTAATATACCAAACTTGTGTATGTCCTTGACTTCTTTTGAAAATCCTCCTAATTTCTTAAATAATAGATATTAAATAATTTAAAATTTATGAATAAAATCTATCCTTCGGCTGAAGCTGCTCTTGAAGGACTTCTTTATGACGGCATGACTATAATGTCGGGCGGATTCGGTCTATGCGGTATTCCTGAAAATTTAATAAATGCACTTCTTAAAAGCAATGTTCAAAATTTAACGATTATAAGCAATAATTGCGGTGTTGATAATTTCGGACTTGGGCTTCTTCTTCAAACTAAACAAATAAAAAAAATGATTTCTTCGTATGTCGGAGAAAATAAGATTTTTGAGCAACAATATCTTGATAAAGTACTTGAGCTTGAATTAAACCCACAAGGAACTTTAGCTGAACGAATTAGAGCTGCTTGCATGGGAATTCCGGCTTTTTATACTAAAACAGGTATAGGTACAATAGTTGAAGAAGGCAAAGAAACAAAGGAGTTTAACAGCGAAAAATATATCATGGAAACGGCGTTGCAAGCCGATCTTGCTATTATTAAAGGCTTTAAAGCTGATAAAAGCGGCAACGTGATTTACAATAAAACTGCACGAAATTTTAATGCAGTCATGGCAGGTGCCGCTAAAGTTACAGTTTGTGAAGTAGAGGAAATAGTTGAGGTAGGAGAACTTGACCCTAACAATATTCACACACCTAATATTTTTATACAGCGATTAATAGTAGGTGAAAGATATGAGAAACGTATTGAGCAATTAACTGTCAGGGAAAAATAAGATATGGCTTGGAGCAAAGAAGAAATTTATCAAATAACCGCAGAGGAACTTAAAGACGGATTATATGTCAATCTTGGTATAGGTATGCCTACGCATGTAGCAAATTATATACCTAAAGGAGTGAATGTAATATTTCAAAGCGAGAACGGTATGCTTGGTATGGGACCGTTTCCTTACGCAGGAGAGGAAGATCCTGATTTAATTAACGCCGGTAAGCAAACTATTACTGCTATTCCTGAAAGCAGCTATTTCGACAGTAGCTTTTCATTTGGGATGATTAGAGGTTCGCATGTCGATTTAACTATTTTAGGTGCTATGCAAGTCTCACAAAAAGGTGATCTTGCCAACTGGACTATTCCGGGTAAAATGGTTAAAGGTATGGGCGGTGCTATGGATTTGGTTGCTAACACCAAAAGAGTAGTTATTATAATGGAACATAACGCAAAAGACGGTGGTGCTAAATTATTAAAAGAATGCAGCTTTCCGTTAACAGGTAAAAAAGTAGTTAACAGAATAATTACCGATCTTGGAATTTTTGATATTGATAAAGATGAAATGATATTAGTTAGAAAGGCTGACGATGTTACTATTGAGGAAATACAATCTAAAACTGAAGCCGAGTTTATTGTAGGCTTATAGGAGAGAGGAGTTGTTTCGTATATCAGTAGTTTAGCCGTCATTGCGAGCGACTAAAAGGAGCGTGGCAATCTCAAGAAGGTAGTGTAAAATTTCTGAGATTGCCACGTCGCTTCGCTCCTCGCAATGACGATTTAGTTGTAATATTTATATGGAGAATAAAATGGTTAAAGTAGCTATCGTATATTATAGCGGGTATGGTCATACTGCAAAAGTAGCTGAAGAACTACACAAGAGCGTAAAAGAAGCAGGAGCAAATGTTTCTTTAATAAAAATAAATTAAAGACAAGCCAGATAATATTGATTGGGATTTATTAGATAATGCCGATGCTATAATTTTTGGAACTCCAACTTATATGGGTAGTTTAGCCGGTCCGTTTTAAACCTTTATGGAGGCTACCTCAACTAGGTGGGCACAGCAAAATGGAAAGATAAAATAGCTGCAGCTTTTACTAATTCTGCTTCTTATTCAGGTGATAAGTTATGCAGCATCCAACAATTATTTCATTTTGCAATGCAGCATTGTATGATTTGGGTTGGGCAAACTGAAGCAGCCCCGAATTTTGCCGATCATGAGATGCCTGATCCCGACAAAATTAACCGCCTCGGTAGCTGGTCAGGACTTATGACTCAATCTAACCACAAATCTTCTCCTGATATTACTCCTACTAAAGGCGATTTAAAAACTGCTAATTTAT
This window harbors:
- a CDS encoding CoA transferase subunit A, which codes for MNKIYPSAEAALEGLLYDGMTIMSGGFGLCGIPENLINALLKSNVQNLTIISNNCGVDNFGLGLLLQTKQIKKMISSYVGENKIFEQQYLDKVLELELNPQGTLAERIRAACMGIPAFYTKTGIGTIVEEGKETKEFNSEKYIMETALQADLAIIKGFKADKSGNVIYNKTARNFNAVMAGAAKVTVCEVEEIVEVGELDPNNIHTPNIFIQRLIVGERYEKRIEQLTVREK
- a CDS encoding 3-oxoacid CoA-transferase subunit B, yielding MAWSKEEIYQITAEELKDGLYVNLGIGMPTHVANYIPKGVNVIFQSENGMLGMGPFPYAGEEDPDLINAGKQTITAIPESSYFDSSFSFGMIRGSHVDLTILGAMQVSQKGDLANWTIPGKMVKGMGGAMDLVANTKRVVIIMEHNAKDGGAKLLKECSFPLTGKKVVNRIITDLGIFDIDKDEMILVRKADDVTIEEIQSKTEAEFIVGL
- a CDS encoding flavodoxin family protein — translated: MVKVAIVYYSGYGHTAKVAEELHKSVKEAGANVSLIKIN